The genomic stretch CGCGACCAACGACCCCAAGGCCTGGCTGGCCCAGCACGGCATCAACGAGGTCGAATGCCTGGTGCCCGACATGAACGGCGTGCTGCGCGGCAAGGCGCTGCCGACGGCGAAATTCCTCAAGGCGCTGGAAGACCGCGCGCTCTATCTGCCGAGCAGCGCTTTTCTCGTCAGCATCGACGGCCGCTATTCCGGCTCGATCGACGAGGGCTTTGCCTATTCCGACCCGGACATGCGCATGGTGCCTGACGTTTCGACGCTGTGCCTGGCACCGGGCGCGGGCGCTGGCAAAGCCTATGTCTTCGCCGACGCCTTCCACATGGACGGCAGGCCGTGGATGGCCTCGCCGCGCCATGTGCTGCGCGCCGTGCTCGATCTCTACCGCCAGCGCGGCTGGCGCGCGGTGGTGGCGCCGGAAGTCGAATTCTACCTCACCGCGCCCAACCCCGATCCGGACAGGCCATTGACCGCGCCGGTCGGCAGCAATGGCCGCGCGGAAACTGTGCAGCATCCCTATGACATGGTGGCACTGGAAGAATTCGAGCCGGTTATCCGCCGCGTCTATGATTATGCCGCGGCCGCCGGTCTGCCGCTCGATACGCTGATCCATGAATCGGGGACGGCACAGCTGGAGATCAATCTCCTGCATGGCGACGCGCTGCCGCTGGCCGACCAGGTGCTTTTGTTCAAGCGGCTGACGCGCCAGGCCGCGCAGCAATGCGGCATGCACGCCACTTTCATGGCCAAGCCGATCGCCGCGCAAGCGGGCAGCTCGATGCACCTGCACATGTCGGTCATCGACGAGGCGGGCAACGCGCTGTTTGCCAGCGACGATGATGCCGACACCGAGATGTTCGGCCATTTCATCGGCGGCCTGCAGACATACGTGCCGGAGATCATGCCGCTGTTCGCGCCCAACGTGAACTCGTTCCGCCGGATCCGGCCGAACCACAGCGCGCCGGCCAACATCGAATGGTCGCACGACAACCGCTCCTGCGGCCTGCGCGTGCCGGCCGGTGGGCGTGCGGCACGGCGCGTGGAGAACCGGCTGCCGGGCGCCGATTCCAATCCCTATCTGGCGATCGCCGGATCGCTGCTTGCCGGCTATCTCGGCGTCGAGCAGAAACTCGCGCGCTCGGCGGAAGCCACGGGCAATGCCTACAAGATCAAGAGCACGCTGCCGAAAACCATGGAGGAGGCGCTCGACCGATTCACCGCCTGCGAGCCGGTGCGCAAACTGCTGGGCGAGGACTTCTTCCAGACCTATCTGCGCGTCAAGAGCGTCGAGCTCGACCTGTTCCAGAGCGTGGTGACGAGCTGGGAACGCGACCATCTGCTGCTGAAGGTGTGATCATGGCATCTTCGACAGGTTTCAACTCCGGTCTCGATATCGGCAAATCCTACTATGTCGCCACCGCCAATCCGGCGCCGGACCATCCGGCGCTGGTGGGAGATGTCGAGGCCGACCTGGTGGTGGTCGGCGGCGGCTGCACAGGCCTGTCGGCCGCCCTTCACGCTGCCGAGCGCGGCCTGAAGGTGGTGCTGCTCGAAGGTGGCAAGATCGGTTGGGGCGCCTCGGGCCGCAATGGCGGCCAGATGATCCCCGGCCTGCGCAAGGGCGCCAAGGGTCTGGTCAAGCTCTACGGGCCGGAGCGGGCGAAGGTGCTGTTCGACCTCGCCTTCGAGGCGCGCGGCCTGGTGCTCGACATCATCGAGCGCCATGCCATCGATTGCGATCTGCGGCTCACCGGCCATCTGGTCGGCGCGGTCAACGGCTCCGACCTCAAGGATTTGGAGGAAGAGGCCAGGTGCCTCGAAAGCGCGATGAAATTCCGCGATGTCGAGATCCTCTCAGCGGCGGAGGCGCGGGCCAAGGTCGACACGCCCTATCACGGCGCGATGTATGAGCCGCTCGGCGGCCACATGCACCCGCTGAACTACACGCTCGGCCTTGCCCGCGCGGCAGTCGCCGCCGGCGTCGTCATCCACGAGAATTCGGTGGCGGTGAAGCTGGAGCGCGAGCCTTCGATCCGGGTCTCGACATCGAAGGGATCGGTGCGGGCCAAACATGTCGTGCTGGCGGGCGATGCGCTGCTCCATGGGCTGGAACCGCGCGTCAACAGCCGCATCATGCC from Mesorhizobium sp. 113-3-3 encodes the following:
- a CDS encoding NAD(P)/FAD-dependent oxidoreductase; amino-acid sequence: MASSTGFNSGLDIGKSYYVATANPAPDHPALVGDVEADLVVVGGGCTGLSAALHAAERGLKVVLLEGGKIGWGASGRNGGQMIPGLRKGAKGLVKLYGPERAKVLFDLAFEARGLVLDIIERHAIDCDLRLTGHLVGAVNGSDLKDLEEEARCLESAMKFRDVEILSAAEARAKVDTPYHGAMYEPLGGHMHPLNYTLGLARAAVAAGVVIHENSVAVKLEREPSIRVSTSKGSVRAKHVVLAGDALLHGLEPRVNSRIMPVGNYIVATEPLEGKRNVIPANVAVSDTRFVVNYYRMSADGRLLFGGGERYTPSPPADIAGFVRPHMEATFPQLRGCRIDHAWGGLVSVTTSRLPHVGHYGEVYFAHGYSGKGVILSTLSGKLLAEAITGDASRLDLFSTLTPMPFPGGTALRGPLYVLGMLWYAMRDRIKH
- a CDS encoding glutamine synthetase family protein yields the protein MLDKNTNTATNDPKAWLAQHGINEVECLVPDMNGVLRGKALPTAKFLKALEDRALYLPSSAFLVSIDGRYSGSIDEGFAYSDPDMRMVPDVSTLCLAPGAGAGKAYVFADAFHMDGRPWMASPRHVLRAVLDLYRQRGWRAVVAPEVEFYLTAPNPDPDRPLTAPVGSNGRAETVQHPYDMVALEEFEPVIRRVYDYAAAAGLPLDTLIHESGTAQLEINLLHGDALPLADQVLLFKRLTRQAAQQCGMHATFMAKPIAAQAGSSMHLHMSVIDEAGNALFASDDDADTEMFGHFIGGLQTYVPEIMPLFAPNVNSFRRIRPNHSAPANIEWSHDNRSCGLRVPAGGRAARRVENRLPGADSNPYLAIAGSLLAGYLGVEQKLARSAEATGNAYKIKSTLPKTMEEALDRFTACEPVRKLLGEDFFQTYLRVKSVELDLFQSVVTSWERDHLLLKV